CGATGGAACGAAGTTGGTCCTCCACTTGCCCTAGCACTTCTTTCGATAATGAAAGTTCAGCCAAGATTTCATCGAAGCGATCTAACACTAACGATAAAACCGTTTCATAATCTTCTCCGTTATAACTTCTCTCTGCTAACTGTATAAGAAGATCTGTCACTTTCGTGTCACCTGAATGGCGTTTCCCTGGAGCCGAAACCACAACACATTTTCTTTGTGGGTCTGATGTAATAATAGATGCTACTTTTTTTAACTGTTCTGCACTGGCTACAGAACTACCTCCGAATTTTGCCACTTTCATTTTGCTTCACCACTTCTTCTAGGTTTTAGCTCTAAGAACACTCTCGCTTAAAGGAATGAATTCACCTGTATGATAACCAGATAGGTGTACAGAGCATATTTTTTATATAATTTTTAATCTTATCACGAATTAAAAGAAGAAGTAAGATGATTTTTAGAATTTTTTTAATTCATTAATACGGTATTGCGATAAAGCGGTAAAGACTGGTAAATTACTCATTCTCCCCTTCGTAATGTAGGTCTTTCCCCTCTGCATAAAAGGTTCCTTTCACCATTCGATCTACTTTCTTAGCCATCTGTTTAATCTCCACAAAAGTCTCCGGAAATGCTTCTGTAGCAATGGAGAGCTGGCCTTCTCCCCTAGTCGTTAGAAGAGCCATTGTAGCTTGACGTTTACTCTCTAATTCATTTCCTCTTTCTAATAAGCGCTCATAATACTTATACGTTTCCTGGTATTGGCTAAGTTGTTGCTCAGTTAAACGACCTTTAATTCCTTCTAAGGTCGAGACTTCTTTCTTTACTTGATCAATTGTCGTAAGGAGAGACTTATACTTTGCTAACAAATCTTTAAGCTCAGCTTCCCTTTCCTCACGGTTAAAGCCTGCTATAGAAATGTGAGTAGACCGCTCCATTTTGTTCCCAATAATCCCTGCCTGCACACGAGCCAACGCTTCTACCCTTCCCCCAACAATTTTCCCTTTCGGATCATCGAGCAGAACGTTCTCAGATTGCAGGAGACTTCCAATGGAATAATATCCAACACGTATATCTCTTTTTGCTTTTAAACTTGATTCATTGGCATGTCTGACATAGATATTGCCGCCTGCTTCTACAGTGGTATTCGCAAAAATACCACCTTTGATGTAGATATCTCCAGTCTCCGCACAAACAAGCGGAACATTATATAAACCGATATCCCCTAAGACAGCAACATCTTTCGTAGCTATAACTTTATATCCTTCTTGAATGGTACCTTGAACCGTAACACTTCCATCAAATTCAATATGACCTGTGCCAGGCCCTACATCCCCTGGGATCATTAAGTGATTGGACACGTGAATTTTACCGTTGACCCGTTCAACTACCCCTGCACATTTAGCGCGTAACACATGCTTATTCTCTTCTTGAACAAGCTCCACCGTCTCTTCATCATATAAGAGAGGGAATTCTTTACCACTCGTTTGAAGGATTACATCACCATAAAGGTTCTTCCCAGGAGTGCCGATCGTTGCCGATAGCTTCTCTCCTAACCAGTCTCCACTTTTCACTTCATTCACAAAATTCATATCGTAAAAGTCTGCTTCTCCATTCGATTTAATCGTAGGCTTTCTAGAAGCCAATTCGACGTAGGATACAACAGAGTCTTCTCCATCTCTAGGCTCAATCCCCCTTGCTACAACGGCTGTCTTATCATAGAACGATGAATAGATGGCAGGTAAATCAGGTGATTCAACTACGCCAGCTTTTCGTAGCGCTACTATCGCTTCTTGTCCCCATTTACTTGCATTCTCTTTCCATTCTTGCTCAGTCACATTCCACACAAGGGTTGCTTTCATTTTTGAACGATCGGTCTTTACAATCACCGCAGGTTTGATGACCCCGATTTCCGCTCGTCCACCTTCTTGTTCAAGCGCCTCTTTTGCTTGTTGAAATTTCGTGATTTGAACCCGTGGATGATCAGTTAACATCCATTCTAAATCCTTAAACGTTCCGCCTTTTTGCAACACACGCAAGTAAACGGTTTCATTTTCTTCTTCTATTTGTATATAATCACTCGGTGTATGTACCGCCATATAAGGACCCATCCTTTTAAACATATAGGTTTACTATACCACAAAAATACCTTGAATTGGATATACTTTTTGTAAAATTAAAACATTTTATTACATTATTTATAAACAAAAAACGCCCTTCTCATTAAGGAGAAGAGACGTTTCATTCAAGTTTTATATTAAAATTGTAATAAGGTCTTTCGTACTACACTGCCATGTGCTCTAAGCGTAATTTATCAGCCACCATCGCAATGAACTCACTGTTCGTAGGTTTCGCTTTCGTCATGGAAACCGTGTAACCGAATAAGGAGGAAATGGAATCGATGTTACCGCGGCTCCACGCCACCTCAATGGCATGACGGATCGCACGCTCGACACGAGATGCTGTCGTATTGTATTTCTTTGCAATATCCGGATAAAGAACTTTCGTGATGGAACCGAGCAACTCAATGTCATTATACACCATTGAAATGGCTTCACGAAGATACATATATCCTTTGATATGAGCAGGAACACCAATTTCATGAATGATATTCGTAATACTTGCATCAAGATTCAGCTTTTTCTCTGGTTTTCGCTCACGCATTGAACGACTAGAGCTTTCAAAGTTTGGTGCAAGCCCATATACCTGACGAATATGATCACGTAAATTATCTAGATCAAACGGTTTTAAAATAAAGTAAGAAGCACCTAAGTCAACAGCTTTTTTCGTTGTCTCTTCCTGACCAAATGCAGTAAGCATAATAACGTTCGGAAGTTTCTGCTTATCTAATTCCTTCATACGACGTAAGACCGCTAAACCGTCAACATGAGGCATAATAATATCTAAAATAAGAACATCCGGATCCATATCCTCTAACATTTCTAAACATTCTTGGCCATTATATGCTGTACCAATGACCTCAATATCTGTCTGTTCGTCAAAGTAATCTTCCAGCATATTTAAGAGTTCTCTGTTGTCATCCGCTAAGCAAACTTTAATTTTTTCCACGAAATTTCCTCCTTAAATTCTATTGCTCCCGCTTTTCCCACAGTTAAATTTCGACACCAGCTGGAAATATCCTCTTTTTTGAGTAAAAATATTATGTTTTTTTCGATTTCCTTCGATTTTCTTTAATATTCTCGCTTTTTCGATAAAATTCCACATCATTAGCAAAGTCGTTTCCATTTGTCGAATTATCTTTACATCTTATTATAACATCGTTCCTAAAAATGGCAATGAAGATAGATATATGAAAAACGTATACTTTTGCGAATTTATGGATAAATACAATAAAAAAAAGACAGGATCAAATGATTCCCTGTCTTTAACTTGCTTTTTGCTGTGATTTCGATTTATAAATATCAATACCTGCTTCGTGAAGCATCCATTCAATGTGAACCCCATAACCTGATGTAGGATCGTTGACAAATACATGAGTAACCGCGCCTACGACTTTTCCATCTTGGATAATTGGGCTTCCACTCATTCCTTGAACAATACCGCCTGTCACCTTCAACAATTTAGGATCCGTTATTTTGACAATCATCCCTTTAGTTGCAGGAAACTTTTGTGGAACGGTGCTTACAATTTCCACGTCAAATTCTTCAACTTTCTCCCCTTCTAAGACGGTTAAAATCTTAGCAGGGCCTTCTTTAACCTGATGAGACAGAGCGATTGGCATCGGCTCATCGCGTAAACCATTGTCTACTTGCTTATCTAATTCGCCAAAAATCCCAAACGGACTGTTTCGTGTTATAGACCCAATTCTGTTCTCTTTAGCTGAGAACCGGGCATGTTTCTCTCCTGGTACGCCATTGCTTCCTTTATCAATTGACGTAACATTCGATCGTACGATGGTTCCTTCATGAATTTCAATTGGCTTTCTCGTATCCATGTCTGATATCACATGGCCAAGAGCGCCATATTTCTTAGAATCTGGATGGTAAAACGTCATCGTCCCTATTCCTGCAGCTGAATCCCTTATATACAAACCTATACGGTATTTAGAATCTTTTTGATCATATTTAGGTGTCAAATCAGTCTCGAACGTCTCATCATTGCGTTTCATCGTTAACTTCATTGCCTCTTGATTTTCGCCAGCTTTCTTCACGAATGGCGCTACATCACTCATTTGCTTAATGTCTTTTCCATTAATTTTGAGTAAGATGTCTCCTACCTTGATCTTCGCGTCCTCTCCAGGAGAAACTTTACCTGACGATGTTTCAACAAGGTGATGACCCACAATTAAAACTCCAAGTGTGTGTAATTTCACACCAATTGATTGACCACCTGGTATCACCTTAAAATCATCCAACACATTTACATCTACCTTTTTAATCGGTAGTCCGGCCACCTCATAAAGGACAGAACTGTCACCAACTTCGTTCCCTATAAGCGCGTTACCATCTTGTCTGAGAACAGTGTCGCCTGCTTTTACTTTTGTTTCAGCAGAAGCTAATGTAGGAATGGTTCCTGAGTGTTGATTCTTAAAGATGGTTACCTGATCTGGGATCGAAAAATACGTTTGAGCAGGTTTGAAAAACGGTACGCTAACAATAGCGACAAGGAGCAGGATTCCAAGTGTCTTACGGAAAATTTCGGTTGCTTTCAAATCGTTCACTCTCCTTGCTCCCAACCCATTGCTTCTTCATTTTATTTTTATTTCTGTACTTATAATGTGGCCTTCAAGGCTTCGTTTTAAACCCTACAAACATGAGAAAAACAAGTGATTCTTTCCTCTATTTCATATCAAAATTACGTATAGAATTCGTTCATTCCTCTCTTATTTACCGTGACCAGATTTACTCATATTATTCATGATAAAAAAGAAAAACTGCCGGATCGGCAGTTTTACACATGTTGCTTCTTGAATTTTTCAGCGAGATCAAGCAATTCTGTAGCGTGATCTTTTGTGGTTTCAGTCATCTCAGCACCACTGATCATGCGGCTCAATTCTTCTACTTTATTTGAAACATCTAATTCCTCTACGATGGTTTTAGTACGATCATTTTCCACTTCTTTACGAATGTACAAATGTGTATCCGCCATCGCTGCCACTTGAGGTAAATGAGAAATACAGAGCACTTGAGATGAAGAAGAAATACCGTGTATTTTCTCAGCTATTGCCTGAGCGACACGTCCACTCACTCCAGTGTCTACCTCATCAAAGATCACACTCGTGACACCCTGGTGTTTTGAGAAAATCCGTTTTAATGCAAGCATAATACGAGATAATTCACCGCCACTTGCCACTTTATGGATATCTTTTAATGGTTCCCCAGGATTTGTGGTAATCATAAACTTCACCAAATCATAACCATTCTGCCCAATTTTCACAGGTTTACCGTCGAT
The nucleotide sequence above comes from Pontibacillus chungwhensis. Encoded proteins:
- a CDS encoding FapA family protein; the encoded protein is MAVHTPSDYIQIEEENETVYLRVLQKGGTFKDLEWMLTDHPRVQITKFQQAKEALEQEGGRAEIGVIKPAVIVKTDRSKMKATLVWNVTEQEWKENASKWGQEAIVALRKAGVVESPDLPAIYSSFYDKTAVVARGIEPRDGEDSVVSYVELASRKPTIKSNGEADFYDMNFVNEVKSGDWLGEKLSATIGTPGKNLYGDVILQTSGKEFPLLYDEETVELVQEENKHVLRAKCAGVVERVNGKIHVSNHLMIPGDVGPGTGHIEFDGSVTVQGTIQEGYKVIATKDVAVLGDIGLYNVPLVCAETGDIYIKGGIFANTTVEAGGNIYVRHANESSLKAKRDIRVGYYSIGSLLQSENVLLDDPKGKIVGGRVEALARVQAGIIGNKMERSTHISIAGFNREEREAELKDLLAKYKSLLTTIDQVKKEVSTLEGIKGRLTEQQLSQYQETYKYYERLLERGNELESKRQATMALLTTRGEGQLSIATEAFPETFVEIKQMAKKVDRMVKGTFYAEGKDLHYEGENE
- the spo0A gene encoding sporulation transcription factor Spo0A, with the translated sequence MEKIKVCLADDNRELLNMLEDYFDEQTDIEVIGTAYNGQECLEMLEDMDPDVLILDIIMPHVDGLAVLRRMKELDKQKLPNVIMLTAFGQEETTKKAVDLGASYFILKPFDLDNLRDHIRQVYGLAPNFESSSRSMRERKPEKKLNLDASITNIIHEIGVPAHIKGYMYLREAISMVYNDIELLGSITKVLYPDIAKKYNTTASRVERAIRHAIEVAWSRGNIDSISSLFGYTVSMTKAKPTNSEFIAMVADKLRLEHMAV
- the spoIVB gene encoding SpoIVB peptidase codes for the protein MKATEIFRKTLGILLLVAIVSVPFFKPAQTYFSIPDQVTIFKNQHSGTIPTLASAETKVKAGDTVLRQDGNALIGNEVGDSSVLYEVAGLPIKKVDVNVLDDFKVIPGGQSIGVKLHTLGVLIVGHHLVETSSGKVSPGEDAKIKVGDILLKINGKDIKQMSDVAPFVKKAGENQEAMKLTMKRNDETFETDLTPKYDQKDSKYRIGLYIRDSAAGIGTMTFYHPDSKKYGALGHVISDMDTRKPIEIHEGTIVRSNVTSIDKGSNGVPGEKHARFSAKENRIGSITRNSPFGIFGELDKQVDNGLRDEPMPIALSHQVKEGPAKILTVLEGEKVEEFDVEIVSTVPQKFPATKGMIVKITDPKLLKVTGGIVQGMSGSPIIQDGKVVGAVTHVFVNDPTSGYGVHIEWMLHEAGIDIYKSKSQQKAS